CAGCTATTTGTTACAGTTAATGTCACCACATAACAAATACTATCTTCATTGGTCCATGGGTATACATGAACTGGATTTTCATCTGTAGAAGTTGTTCCATCACCGAAATCCCATAAGTATGAAGTTCCGTTTTGAGACGTATTTGTAAACGCTACAGTATAGAATGAAGATGAATCAGAGAATGCAGCTACTGCATCTAAAATCTCAGTTACATTCGTAGACGCTGAACTTACACAGTTTTGATCTGTTACAGTTACTGAATAAGACCCAGGAGATGTTACTGATAAAGTTTGGTTTGTTGAACCATCACTCCATAAGTAAGTCCCTTGCATGTTTGCATCTAATACCACATTAGCTCCTTCACAGAAACTTGCTGAATCATCTAGTACCACATCAAAACTTTGAGTCACAATAGCTGTATCCATAGAACTACATCCATGCATATCCACTACTTCAACATAAACAGTCATCGCAGTATCCACTACTACAACTGAATCTGTAGATGTATCAGAGTTTAAGTCATTACTCCACATATAAGTACCACCAGAAATTCCAGTATTTAATGTTGCAGAAGTTCCTTCACATAAGTTAGTATCTCCAACTACTGCTACTTGTTGCGCCAGTACATCGAATACAGAAGTATCAGATCCACATTGATCATATACCGCAACTTGTTGTGTACCAGGAGCGGTAATATCATAAGTGTTTGAAGTATCTGTTGTATTCCATACTACAGTATCAAAATAATCTTGTTGTAATGTTAAAGTATCACCATCACATAATACAGGATTATCATTAAATCCGAACTCAGAGATTGGCATGAATTCATCTGCACCAATACATGGAGGATCTTGTCGCATATCTCCTTCAAAATCCATTGAGTATGCAGGCATATACATACCTACTCCGTAAAGAGAATCATTACACACCTTAAAAGTAGCTGTATCACTCATTACATTATTTACATTCACAGAATTTGAATCAAAACCTGTTGCCGCAACCCAATCAGTCAATGTCGCTTGAGCAGAACCATTATAACCAATCACACCACCATTAGGGGCACTTAAATTATTATAATCCATTTCATATACACCAGAACCTGAAATATACATAGCCGATCCTGTTCCTCCATTGATCAGGATATTATTCTTAACAGAGTTAAAACTACCACCAGTGAAATACAACGCTGGACTGAAGTTTGAAGTACTGTTCATATAAACTGAGTTATGCGCAAACTCTACAAATAACCAGTTAGACGCGTATACACCTCTTGACGCATTCGGTCTTGGCATAACCACTCTATTATTCACTACAGGCATAAATGTATTTAGATCACCTGTAAGGTTGATCATATACATACCATATCTTGGCCAAACATTTGTACCGTCAATGTGATTATTTGTAATCTGAGTTCTACTATGTCCACTCAAGTACATTGCGTACCCACTAGTATAGGTAGAAGTAGAAGCTACATAGTTATTATCAAATATCGCATCTTCTTGATAGTAGAAGTGAATACCTCTATAACGTTGATCGATACACTCATTGTTAGCAATAACAGTATTCTTGTTATAATTTGAGAAGTTACCATAGAAGTAAATTCCATAACTACCATTAATAAACTGGTTATTGGTAATTGTCCAGTTATCATTATCCGCACCATAGATATACGTCAAACTTCTTAATGTAGAAGTCGAAGTTGTTGTACTTGCTTTAATAATACAGTTGTTAATGGTATTATCATGGCTACCTCCAGAAGTTGGTGTAGTCAATACGCGCAAATAAGTTGACCCAAGGTTTTCCATGGTAATATCTTCAAACGTAAAATAAGAAGCACCATTAAAGTTTACCACATAATTATCAGCTGATCCGGTTGCTGCGTACGATAAAATTACGCTATCCGCATCTCCAGCCTGAGATCTAAATGTTACATTATTTGTACTGGACATACCTGTGTAAGAACCTAATTCAATTTGCTCTACATAAGTATTACTTAATACCTCAAATACTGTTGGACCACATAGCCCATATGCATCCATAGCGTTAACCGCATCTGTAAAAGTGGTATAATCTCCACCTGTACCAATAGTATATGTACCATTTAATGCAGGTTCAAATACTCCAGACGCAGTATCATTACTGGTATCCGTATCCTGAACCCCATTTGGCCATTTTGTCCAAACAGTAATGTTCGTTGCTCCAGCAGGCATAGTTAAAGTATCCAAGGTAACTATTGTATCCGTTGCACCAGTACCTCCAAAAGTATCTAATGGTGCAATAAACCATGCTGAATCCATAACACTGTTCACATCCCAAACAACCATAAAGCTGTCTACCTGATTTGTTCCGAAGTTAGACACTTTCACGCTAATAGAATCAAAACCACCGGCACAATAAACTCCCGGAGTTTCAATTGAAGATAAACTAACGTTATCTGGCGAAGTACTTGCTGGCACATAAGTTACACTACCATTAAATTGTCTTGTACTAAATGTAGGATTTGGAATTGAACCTCCATATCCAACACCAGGACCTGTTTCAATAGTTGTAAACGCATCTGTAAAAGTACTTTGATTAGACGAGTTGTAAGTCGTATATACTACCGATGAAGACGCTCCTCCAACGTAAAACCCATAAGTTCCAGGACCCAATACTAATGGCGTATTTAATGTCAAACTTGAAACTACAGGTGTTAAACCTATTGATTGACCTGTCACAGTACCAGATTGAATCATCGTCCAACCATTTGCTGCTGAAATTGTAGGTGGTCCACTAATAGGCGTTGTGCTATACCAAATCTCGTACGGTTGCGTACTACTTTGGAAAGCCTGACCAATTTCAGTAACGATAATTGGTGCAGTAACGGTCAGGTTGAACGTACTACCTCCTGATCCATTTCCACCATTTAACGGTGGAACCGTAGAATTGACAAACTGCCCGTTCACTGTAATCGTTGCACTCACGAAAAACAGGGTTAACATGGCAGCTATCGTTAAAAAATTCTTTTTACGAAGTAAAATTTTTCTCATACACTAAGCTGTTAAAAGTTGATAATTTTATTGATTTTAAGGGTACTAAAATAATTTATAAATACTTTAACTGAAAAACAGAAGCGTATTTTTTAATTCCAATTCAATACGAAACAAATTTATTTTTATGACTTTTATCATAAAACATAAGGGCTACAGCAATTTTAATGATGTTAAAAAAAATTAACTTTTTCATAACTTTTGAGTACCCAACCTTTCTAAAAAATGGAACAATCAGCTCTATTTAAAACAAAAAAGCCCCTAACTTTTATCAAGTTAGAGGCTTCAATCTCTATATTTTAAACTACTTAGTTCATTAACGCTTTAATCGCATCTACTTTATTCAACTTTTCCCAGGTAAACAACTCCACTTCTTCTTTCTTACTTCCTCCGTCCAGAGTTTTAAACTCTTTTACAACCGTTTCATTCTTTCTTCCCATATGTCCATAAGCTGCAGTTTCAGAATATATCGGATTTCTTAATTTTAAATCTCTTT
This genomic interval from bacterium SCSIO 12643 contains the following:
- a CDS encoding T9SS type A sorting domain-containing protein, producing MRKILLRKKNFLTIAAMLTLFFVSATITVNGQFVNSTVPPLNGGNGSGGSTFNLTVTAPIIVTEIGQAFQSSTQPYEIWYSTTPISGPPTISAANGWTMIQSGTVTGQSIGLTPVVSSLTLNTPLVLGPGTYGFYVGGASSSVVYTTYNSSNQSTFTDAFTTIETGPGVGYGGSIPNPTFSTRQFNGSVTYVPASTSPDNVSLSSIETPGVYCAGGFDSISVKVSNFGTNQVDSFMVVWDVNSVMDSAWFIAPLDTFGGTGATDTIVTLDTLTMPAGATNITVWTKWPNGVQDTDTSNDTASGVFEPALNGTYTIGTGGDYTTFTDAVNAMDAYGLCGPTVFEVLSNTYVEQIELGSYTGMSSTNNVTFRSQAGDADSVILSYAATGSADNYVVNFNGASYFTFEDITMENLGSTYLRVLTTPTSGGSHDNTINNCIIKASTTTSTSTLRSLTYIYGADNDNWTITNNQFINGSYGIYFYGNFSNYNKNTVIANNECIDQRYRGIHFYYQEDAIFDNNYVASTSTYTSGYAMYLSGHSRTQITNNHIDGTNVWPRYGMYMINLTGDLNTFMPVVNNRVVMPRPNASRGVYASNWLFVEFAHNSVYMNSTSNFSPALYFTGGSFNSVKNNILINGGTGSAMYISGSGVYEMDYNNLSAPNGGVIGYNGSAQATLTDWVAATGFDSNSVNVNNVMSDTATFKVCNDSLYGVGMYMPAYSMDFEGDMRQDPPCIGADEFMPISEFGFNDNPVLCDGDTLTLQQDYFDTVVWNTTDTSNTYDITAPGTQQVAVYDQCGSDTSVFDVLAQQVAVVGDTNLCEGTSATLNTGISGGTYMWSNDLNSDTSTDSVVVVDTAMTVYVEVVDMHGCSSMDTAIVTQSFDVVLDDSASFCEGANVVLDANMQGTYLWSDGSTNQTLSVTSPGSYSVTVTDQNCVSSASTNVTEILDAVAAFSDSSSFYTVAFTNTSQNGTSYLWDFGDGTTSTDENPVHVYPWTNEDSICYVVTLTVTNSCGSHTYTNDCVRVGVMVSVSEVELASLISVYPNPNAGIFTVNVKSDEAKDMSVQVLDIRGAQVFVQSYGKVNGEVNRTINLEGAAQGIYFVKVTLDGETAVYRVSVK